In Anseongella ginsenosidimutans, one genomic interval encodes:
- a CDS encoding response regulator translates to MSQDKKVQLAVVEDHPIVIQGLKTLLESMENTELAGSFTTGAGFMDFLKRKEVHIVLLDIILPDVNGIDLCLEIRKTSPETRILVLSNHAERSIIMQTLQNGASGYLLKNSPEEEIISCISDAMNGEIAFSREVKEIIARPGPATFRARPQLTKREKQILKLLGEGKTSAQMAKELFLSPLTVETHRRNLLQKFEVKNVAGLISSAIQQQFL, encoded by the coding sequence ATGTCACAGGATAAAAAAGTACAGCTGGCCGTCGTAGAAGACCATCCCATCGTTATCCAGGGATTAAAAACGCTGCTTGAAAGCATGGAAAACACGGAGCTTGCCGGTAGTTTTACCACGGGCGCCGGCTTTATGGATTTTTTGAAAAGGAAGGAAGTGCATATCGTTCTTCTTGACATTATCCTGCCCGATGTTAACGGCATAGACCTTTGCCTGGAAATCCGGAAAACATCCCCGGAAACCCGCATACTTGTACTAAGCAACCATGCCGAACGCAGTATTATCATGCAAACCCTTCAAAACGGCGCAAGCGGTTACCTGCTTAAAAATTCTCCGGAAGAAGAAATCATTTCCTGCATCTCTGACGCCATGAACGGGGAAATTGCGTTCAGCAGGGAAGTGAAGGAAATTATTGCCCGGCCTGGCCCTGCCACGTTCAGAGCCCGCCCGCAGCTTACAAAAAGAGAAAAGCAGATCCTGAAGCTGCTCGGCGAAGGGAAAACCAGCGCACAAATGGCGAAAGAACTTTTCCTGAGCCCGCTTACCGTGGAAACGCACCGGAGGAACCTGCTGCAGAAATTCGAAGTAAAAAATGTCGCCGGGCTTATTTCATCGGCCATTCAGCAACAGTTCCTTTAA
- a CDS encoding adenylate/guanylate cyclase domain-containing protein encodes MKTATQLKLKQLAIIIGCWLLLGFVISVYDHLLLHSSYSLGPAEDYSFLLSVARNMGGGLIGGLLGGSLLVFFVNEKYQDKPYGYTIISVSVSFLFIIAFIAVIMGLFLVPGQTGKPAFDPASQQALIRFLTDSTPLKAALVWSFIVAGTQLLLQVNKKFGYGTFWNIIRGKYNTPKEEERIFMFLDINSSTSIAERLGDKAYHALLKDFFADITNPILNNEGHIYQYAGDEVIISWKYREGVEASHCVRCFFDMKLHIQEQREKYLRRYGLVPAFKAGIHSGKVVAGEVGIIKRDITYSGDVLNTAARIRNMCKEFNVELIASASLLDTVRLGEHLAVKPLGSIKLRGKEKSVLLSTVGPAV; translated from the coding sequence TTGAAAACGGCCACACAACTCAAGCTGAAGCAACTTGCGATAATTATCGGATGCTGGCTGTTATTGGGTTTTGTTATATCGGTCTACGATCACCTGCTTTTGCACAGCAGCTACTCCCTTGGTCCTGCTGAAGATTATTCCTTCCTGCTTTCCGTGGCCAGAAACATGGGCGGCGGCCTTATAGGCGGGTTATTGGGCGGAAGCCTGCTCGTGTTTTTTGTCAACGAAAAGTACCAGGATAAACCCTACGGTTATACGATTATTTCGGTAAGCGTCTCCTTCCTTTTTATCATCGCTTTTATTGCGGTGATCATGGGTCTTTTCCTGGTGCCCGGGCAAACGGGAAAACCGGCCTTTGACCCGGCATCACAGCAAGCCCTGATCCGCTTCCTGACCGACAGCACACCTCTAAAGGCAGCCCTGGTCTGGTCTTTTATCGTAGCCGGGACGCAGCTGCTGCTGCAGGTAAATAAAAAGTTCGGGTACGGAACCTTCTGGAACATTATCCGGGGAAAATATAATACGCCGAAAGAGGAGGAAAGGATCTTTATGTTCCTGGATATCAATTCGTCCACCAGCATTGCCGAACGCCTTGGTGATAAAGCCTACCACGCCCTGCTCAAGGACTTTTTTGCCGATATTACCAATCCCATTCTGAATAACGAAGGGCATATTTACCAATATGCGGGCGATGAAGTGATTATCTCCTGGAAATACCGCGAAGGCGTAGAAGCTTCGCATTGCGTCCGGTGCTTTTTTGATATGAAACTTCATATTCAGGAGCAACGGGAAAAATACCTGCGCCGGTATGGCCTGGTTCCTGCTTTTAAAGCCGGCATCCATTCGGGAAAAGTCGTAGCCGGCGAGGTGGGAATCATTAAAAGGGACATCACCTATTCCGGGGACGTCCTGAATACGGCCGCAAGAATACGAAATATGTGCAAGGAATTTAACGTGGAACTTATTGCCTCTGCCAGCCTGCTGGACACCGTGCGTTTAGGCGAACACCTGGCAGTGAAGCCCCTTGGTTCCATTAAACTGCGCGGCAAAGAAAAATCCGTGTTACTCAGCACCGTAGGGCCGGCAGTGTAG
- a CDS encoding alpha/beta hydrolase, with product MRSALLQLFLLAWLSTAVTAASVDTVETYSNSMKKVIKAVVITPDSYNDTEEVPVLYLLHGYSGNYADWVKRDSKLTDYADQYNILIVCPDGGYGSWYLDSPADESFRYETYVSRELIKWVDGKYNTIESPAGRAVTGLSMGGHGALYLAFRHQDVFGAAGSMSGGVDIRPFPENWELSKRLGDYARFPERWNENTVVNLLHMLKPGSLALIIDCGTDDFFYDVNLKLHKDLEYRNIPHDFISRPGSHNWDYWRNAIKYQLVFFHDFFQKGIE from the coding sequence ATGAGAAGCGCCCTTTTACAGCTATTCCTTCTAGCCTGGCTATCTACCGCCGTTACGGCCGCAAGTGTAGATACTGTGGAAACTTACAGCAATTCGATGAAAAAGGTCATCAAGGCGGTAGTCATTACCCCGGACAGCTATAACGATACGGAAGAAGTCCCCGTGCTTTATTTACTGCATGGCTACAGCGGGAATTACGCGGATTGGGTCAAGAGGGACAGCAAGCTGACGGACTATGCCGACCAATATAATATACTGATTGTCTGCCCTGACGGCGGCTACGGCAGCTGGTATTTAGACAGCCCGGCCGATGAAAGTTTTCGTTATGAAACCTATGTTTCCCGGGAGCTGATAAAATGGGTAGACGGGAAGTACAACACCATTGAAAGTCCGGCAGGCAGGGCTGTCACCGGCCTGAGCATGGGAGGGCATGGCGCTCTTTACCTGGCTTTCCGTCACCAGGACGTATTCGGCGCCGCCGGCAGTATGAGCGGGGGAGTAGATATCCGCCCCTTTCCTGAAAACTGGGAACTCAGCAAACGCCTTGGGGATTATGCCCGGTTCCCCGAACGCTGGAATGAAAATACTGTGGTGAACCTGCTTCACATGCTAAAGCCCGGCAGCCTGGCGCTTATTATCGACTGCGGAACGGACGATTTCTTTTACGATGTTAACCTGAAGCTGCACAAGGACCTGGAATACCGGAATATTCCCCATGATTTCATAAGCAGGCCTGGCAGCCATAACTGGGACTACTGGAGGAATGCAATAAAATATCAACTGGTATTTTTTCATGACTTTTTCCAGAAGGGCATAGAATGA
- a CDS encoding glycerol-3-phosphate dehydrogenase/oxidase, with protein sequence MEITSEKTLFSRDSCLKKAKEIPQWDVIVIGGGATGLGVALDAANRGFSTLLLEQSDFAKGTSSRSTKLVHGGVRYLAQGDIQLVREALHERGVLLRNAPHLVKKQAFIIPCYTWWDQFKYLTGLKLYDWLSGRSSFGSSRRMNGAGVSQALPGVRSAGLKGGIKYFDGQFDDSRLAINLAQTCVEEGGVLLNYFRVTGLLKNQQGKLSGVTARDEEDGIEYNFKAKAVINATGVFVDQILRLDTPSARPLVRPSQGIHVVLDKSFLRGEDALMIPQTKDGRVLFAVPWHEFTLVGTTDTPLTSASLEPEALEQEIDFVLQTAGNYLERKPSRADMLSVFAGLRPLAAPEKDTGSTKEISRSHKLIVSGTGLITITGGKWTTYRQMAEETVNKAIETASLEKAPCTTTSLKIHGYLSPGEQAASGAENEEASLSIYGSDAALIHKLSREKPGTAEKLHSNFPYIKAQVTWAVRHEMARTVEDILARRIRVLFLDAKAAIDMAPEVSRLMAEELQKDAEWEKAQVETFTSMAIRYLPGSHHGKVLA encoded by the coding sequence ATGGAGATAACCAGCGAAAAAACACTATTCAGCAGAGATAGCTGTCTAAAAAAAGCAAAGGAAATACCCCAGTGGGATGTTATCGTGATCGGAGGCGGGGCCACCGGCCTGGGCGTAGCGCTGGATGCAGCGAACAGGGGATTTTCAACGCTCCTGCTGGAACAGTCTGACTTCGCCAAAGGTACTTCCAGCCGCAGCACTAAACTGGTACATGGCGGAGTCAGATACCTGGCACAAGGAGATATACAGCTCGTTCGCGAAGCGCTTCATGAAAGGGGAGTATTGCTCAGGAACGCTCCTCACCTGGTAAAAAAACAGGCTTTCATCATCCCTTGCTATACCTGGTGGGACCAGTTTAAGTACCTGACCGGGCTTAAATTGTATGACTGGTTGTCGGGAAGAAGCAGTTTTGGTTCATCCCGGCGAATGAATGGCGCCGGCGTAAGCCAGGCCTTGCCCGGAGTCCGGTCCGCTGGGCTGAAGGGAGGCATTAAATATTTTGACGGGCAGTTTGACGACAGCAGACTGGCCATTAACCTTGCCCAGACCTGTGTGGAAGAAGGCGGTGTGCTGCTCAATTACTTCCGGGTAACAGGCCTTTTGAAAAACCAGCAGGGGAAACTCTCGGGAGTAACGGCGCGGGACGAAGAGGATGGCATAGAATATAACTTCAAGGCGAAAGCCGTAATAAATGCCACCGGCGTTTTTGTTGACCAGATACTCCGGCTGGATACCCCTTCCGCGCGCCCGCTGGTAAGGCCGAGCCAGGGAATACATGTGGTTCTGGATAAATCTTTCCTCCGGGGTGAAGATGCCCTGATGATCCCTCAAACCAAAGACGGCCGCGTGCTGTTTGCCGTGCCCTGGCATGAATTCACCCTGGTAGGTACTACCGACACCCCCTTAACTTCCGCCAGCCTGGAGCCGGAAGCGCTGGAGCAGGAGATTGATTTTGTGCTGCAGACCGCCGGCAACTACCTGGAACGGAAACCTTCCCGGGCAGATATGCTGAGCGTTTTTGCAGGCTTGCGCCCTCTGGCGGCCCCTGAAAAGGATACCGGCAGCACCAAGGAAATATCCAGGAGCCACAAACTCATTGTAAGCGGAACGGGCCTGATCACCATAACCGGCGGCAAGTGGACCACCTACCGGCAGATGGCGGAAGAAACCGTTAATAAGGCCATAGAAACAGCAAGTTTAGAAAAAGCGCCCTGCACGACAACCTCATTAAAAATCCACGGCTACCTTTCCCCCGGTGAACAGGCCGCTTCCGGCGCTGAGAACGAGGAAGCTTCTCTATCCATATACGGAAGCGATGCCGCCCTGATCCATAAGTTAAGCCGCGAAAAGCCCGGTACTGCCGAAAAGCTGCATTCGAACTTCCCTTATATCAAGGCGCAGGTTACCTGGGCAGTAAGGCATGAAATGGCCCGGACGGTAGAAGATATCCTGGCCCGCCGCATCCGCGTTCTTTTCCTGGATGCAAAGGCGGCTATTGATATGGCGCCTGAAGTATCCAGGCTCATGGCGGAGGAATTGCAAAAGGATGCTGAATGGGAGAAAGCGCAGGTGGAGACCTTTACTTCAATGGCAATCCGGTATTTACCTGGTTCCCACCATGGCAAGGTTTTGGCATAA
- a CDS encoding DeoR/GlpR family DNA-binding transcription regulator: protein MINITERHQFIINKVQKEGYVNVLDLCKALDVSSVTIRKDLKLLEDKNLLFRTHGGATVNNPYMTDRPVNEKEKLQSAEKMRIGAAAAKLIQPNDSIVIASGTTVLALAKSLQPRESLTVITSALNVALELLRHKDIEILQLGGVLRKSSSSVVGPYSEHILNDFFCSTFFLGVDGIDLEFGLTTTNSMEAHLNRQMIANSQKTVVLADSTKFGKRGFGKICALEEIDQVITDTGISDHTARALESMGVKVTIV from the coding sequence ATGATCAATATTACCGAAAGACACCAATTTATAATAAATAAGGTGCAAAAGGAAGGGTATGTTAATGTACTTGACCTGTGCAAGGCCCTGGATGTATCCTCCGTAACTATCCGCAAAGACCTCAAGCTCCTTGAAGACAAGAACCTGCTTTTCCGGACACATGGCGGCGCAACGGTAAATAATCCTTATATGACCGATCGGCCTGTAAATGAGAAGGAAAAACTCCAGTCAGCTGAAAAAATGCGCATTGGCGCTGCTGCGGCCAAACTAATACAGCCAAATGATTCCATTGTGATCGCTTCCGGCACCACCGTGCTTGCCCTGGCCAAAAGCCTGCAGCCCCGTGAAAGCCTTACCGTAATCACTTCCGCCCTCAATGTTGCCCTGGAACTGCTAAGGCATAAGGATATCGAGATCCTGCAGCTCGGCGGAGTGCTGCGAAAAAGCTCTTCTTCCGTAGTAGGACCTTATTCAGAACATATCCTGAACGATTTCTTTTGCAGTACTTTTTTCCTTGGTGTAGACGGAATTGACCTGGAATTCGGCCTTACTACCACCAATTCCATGGAAGCGCACCTGAACCGGCAAATGATTGCCAATTCCCAGAAGACCGTCGTCCTTGCCGATTCTACCAAATTCGGCAAAAGGGGTTTCGGGAAAATATGCGCCCTGGAAGAAATCGACCAGGTCATTACGGACACAGGTATCTCCGACCATACCGCCCGCGCCCTTGAAAGTATGGGTGTTAAAGTAACAATCGTGTAA
- a CDS encoding SusC/RagA family TonB-linked outer membrane protein, protein MRSLLAAVLPMLLFISAGLQAQDITVKGKVLSAHDELPLPGVSVQVKGSDVGTSTDIDGNFSLSAAPGSVLVFTSIGYLSSEIAADAQGTMTVKLQPNLEELESVVVVGYGTQKKENLTGAVTTLDLSTRENEPLTNVSNALHGLPGLFVNLGNSMPGVDRATIRIRGVGTLNNNNPLVLVDGIEYSMDELNPADIATVTVLKDASAAIYGSRAANGVILVTTKEGTQRAQVTYNNYFGLQQPTTLPDAIWDPAVYMDLKNQAVLNSGKSTPEYSEEQMQEYINGMATDPITYPSSNWFDIALDNGFIQKHDISASGGGDKYRYRVSLGYLDRDGVIIGPNNNERKYSLGLNTTASLGERLEIGLTLNGYYRDYTQPSYSNGDYWQALMRSLPIMPDQLEDGRYSFPWIRTTGRNNWEHPRMLALEGNDHKIVQRFLSTIYANYRLPFDIQYQVKLGVDKYDGFRERFIPQMAKFHPKTGARQNWNNPATAPRSYNYDDNDLNLHFYNTLSWQHQFAGSHNFSIMAGSDYHNFRQKTFDAQVTGYLDGSLPALGAGSERLSIGGYSTEDVLISYFGRLNYDYNEKYLLEATFRYDGSSRFAPGNRWGFFPSLSAAWRIDKEAFFSSSGFDLFKLRASIASLGNQAVDLYSYEPGVELGQNYNFGGKLAPGAATNSYTDPSIHWETTTTYNIGLDAALLDNRLSITADVYNKRTTDILRTVNLPNQVGNLTGPKQNVGTVDNRGIELVLQYRNNIGDFNYDVHGNVSYNKNKVIDLDGQILYGDGTNLPTITQEGDIMNAYYILDAIGIFQTPEEVEAHAFQDNNTRPGYIKYRDVNGDDIINGDDRIVVNASSIMPKYTFGFGLNLGYKGFALSADFQGIAGIKVYPVDNLAMPFNNGAGATWEWATDAWTPENRDARLPIVTESTGEEGNYRFSDFWVRDGSYLRLKSLQLSYALPSSWLDQMKIKRLSVFVNAQNWITFSKYDDFDPEAIVNAASLYHYPMLKTFSGGINVTF, encoded by the coding sequence ATGAGATCATTACTTGCTGCAGTACTTCCTATGCTGCTTTTTATCTCTGCCGGCTTGCAGGCGCAGGATATAACGGTAAAAGGGAAAGTGCTTTCCGCACATGATGAACTTCCGCTGCCGGGAGTGTCGGTGCAGGTAAAAGGAAGCGATGTGGGAACTTCAACCGACATTGACGGCAATTTCAGCCTTTCGGCGGCGCCGGGATCCGTACTCGTATTCACGTCCATCGGGTACTTATCCAGTGAGATAGCGGCGGATGCCCAGGGTACGATGACGGTTAAGCTTCAGCCTAACCTGGAGGAACTGGAATCAGTAGTGGTGGTAGGCTACGGTACGCAAAAAAAGGAAAATCTTACCGGGGCTGTAACGACCCTTGACCTGTCAACCAGGGAAAACGAGCCCCTGACCAATGTCAGCAATGCATTGCATGGCCTGCCCGGCCTGTTCGTGAACCTGGGCAACAGCATGCCGGGAGTTGACCGGGCCACGATACGGATCAGAGGCGTCGGAACGCTGAACAATAATAATCCCCTGGTGCTGGTGGACGGCATTGAATATTCTATGGATGAATTGAATCCGGCGGATATTGCTACGGTAACAGTGTTAAAAGACGCTTCTGCTGCCATTTACGGGTCCAGGGCCGCCAATGGCGTGATCCTGGTTACTACCAAGGAAGGTACGCAGCGGGCTCAGGTGACCTATAATAATTACTTTGGGCTGCAGCAGCCAACCACTCTTCCTGATGCTATCTGGGATCCCGCGGTATATATGGACCTTAAAAATCAGGCAGTACTTAATAGTGGCAAGTCCACACCAGAGTATTCGGAGGAACAGATGCAGGAATATATTAACGGGATGGCCACTGACCCTATTACTTATCCCAGCAGTAACTGGTTTGACATAGCCCTGGATAACGGATTTATACAGAAGCATGATATCAGCGCTTCAGGCGGAGGCGATAAATACCGTTACCGCGTTTCGCTAGGTTATCTTGACCGGGACGGAGTCATTATTGGCCCGAATAATAACGAGCGGAAATATTCCCTGGGGCTGAATACGACGGCCAGCCTGGGTGAACGCCTTGAAATAGGACTTACCCTAAACGGCTATTACCGCGATTATACACAGCCTTCCTACTCCAACGGCGATTACTGGCAGGCGCTGATGCGGTCCCTGCCAATTATGCCTGATCAACTGGAGGACGGACGGTACAGCTTCCCCTGGATCCGAACTACCGGACGGAATAACTGGGAGCATCCCCGAATGCTGGCATTGGAGGGGAATGATCATAAGATCGTTCAGCGTTTTCTTTCCACGATCTATGCAAACTACAGGCTGCCCTTTGATATTCAATACCAGGTGAAGCTGGGGGTAGACAAATACGACGGCTTCAGGGAGCGCTTTATTCCCCAAATGGCAAAGTTTCATCCGAAAACCGGCGCGAGGCAGAACTGGAATAATCCGGCTACGGCGCCCAGGTCCTACAATTACGATGATAACGACCTGAATCTCCACTTTTACAATACCTTGAGCTGGCAGCACCAGTTTGCGGGAAGCCATAACTTTTCGATCATGGCCGGGTCCGATTATCATAACTTCAGGCAAAAGACGTTTGACGCTCAGGTGACCGGCTACCTGGACGGCTCCCTTCCGGCACTTGGCGCCGGCAGCGAAAGATTGTCCATAGGGGGGTATTCCACAGAAGACGTGCTGATCTCTTACTTTGGAAGGCTTAATTACGACTATAATGAAAAATACCTCCTGGAAGCAACCTTCCGCTATGACGGTTCGTCCCGTTTTGCCCCGGGCAACCGCTGGGGCTTTTTCCCTTCCCTTTCTGCCGCATGGCGCATTGACAAGGAGGCCTTCTTTTCCTCTTCAGGGTTCGACCTGTTCAAGCTGAGGGCTTCCATCGCATCGCTCGGTAACCAGGCAGTTGATTTATACAGCTACGAACCAGGAGTGGAACTGGGGCAGAATTATAATTTCGGAGGAAAATTAGCGCCAGGCGCAGCTACGAACAGCTATACCGATCCCAGCATCCACTGGGAAACGACCACCACCTATAATATAGGCCTGGACGCGGCCTTGCTGGACAACCGGCTGAGCATTACGGCCGATGTTTACAATAAGCGAACCACCGATATTCTGCGTACGGTGAATCTTCCCAACCAGGTAGGGAACCTGACAGGCCCCAAACAAAATGTGGGAACGGTAGATAACCGGGGCATCGAACTGGTGCTGCAATACCGCAATAACATCGGCGATTTTAATTACGATGTACACGGAAACGTAAGTTATAATAAAAATAAGGTGATTGACCTGGACGGCCAGATCCTTTATGGGGATGGCACCAATCTTCCCACCATTACCCAGGAAGGGGACATCATGAACGCCTACTATATCCTGGATGCGATCGGGATCTTCCAGACGCCGGAAGAAGTGGAAGCTCATGCTTTCCAGGATAATAACACCCGTCCCGGTTATATCAAGTACCGGGATGTGAACGGGGACGACATTATCAACGGGGATGACCGGATCGTGGTGAACGCTTCTTCCATCATGCCCAAATATACCTTTGGGTTCGGGCTGAACCTTGGTTATAAGGGTTTTGCGCTCAGCGCCGATTTTCAGGGAATTGCCGGGATAAAAGTTTACCCGGTAGATAACCTGGCCATGCCGTTCAATAACGGCGCAGGCGCTACCTGGGAATGGGCCACCGATGCCTGGACGCCTGAGAACCGGGATGCCAGGCTTCCCATTGTTACAGAAAGTACCGGTGAAGAAGGCAACTACCGTTTCTCCGACTTCTGGGTGCGGGATGGTTCCTACCTGCGACTGAAAAGCCTGCAGCTTAGTTATGCCTTGCCTTCCTCCTGGCTTGACCAGATGAAGATCAAACGTCTGAGCGTGTTTGTGAACGCACAGAACTGGATCACTTTCTCCAAATACGATGATTTTGATCCCGAGGCAATCGTGAATGCCGCTTCCCTTTATCATTATCCCATGCTGAAAACATTCAGCGGGGGTATTAACGTCACTTTCTAA